The nucleotide sequence TTCAGCACCGGCGCCCCGACCCGCGTCTGGGTGGCGCAGCAGGGCGTCGTGAGAGAGGCCCTGCTGGACGCGACGGAGCTCGGGGTACCCCGGGCCACCCTGGCCGACCTGCGGGGCGGTGACGCGGCGTACAACGCCGGTGTCGTCCGCCGGCTGCTGGCCGGCGAGACCGGCCCGGTCCGGGACGCGGTCCTGGTGAACGCCGCGGTCGCGCTGGCCACCCAGGGCCCGCTCGACGGCGACCTGCACGAGGCGCTGCGCGCCGGCCTGGTCCGGGCGACCGAGTCGATCGACTCGGGTGCCGCGGCGGGCGCCCTGGAGCGCTGGCTCGAGGTGGCCGGCCGCCTCTGAGGCCGGGTGCCGTCCGGTTTCTGTCGGACGGGCGTGCCAAACTACACGGGAGTAATTTTCCGTTTTCCGCCGGTGGCGTGGTCGCCGTCCGGCGGGCACCGGAACGAGAGGAGACGCCCGTGTCGGACCGCGAGCTCTACTGCGACACCTGCGAGGGCGTCGTGCTGTTCGAGGCGCCTCCCTGCGCCGACGGGCACGGCGCCGACTGCCCGGAGCTGGTCTGCACCGGCTGCGGCGCGGCCGTGCTCATCGCCACCTTCGCCTTCCGCGCCCCGCGCCTGGGCCGCCGCCGCGGCACCACCCGCCCACCCCACCGCCGCGCCGCCTGACCCGCCCGGCCGCCGTGCGCGGCCTCCCGCCCTCCCTGCGACAGCCGCGCGCCACCTGACCCGCCGGCCGACGAGCGCAGCCCCCCGCCCTCCTCGCGGGCCGGTCGGGCCAGCCGGAGCACCGCCACCGCCACCGCCACCAGGCGCCACGCGCATCCGCGAGGCCCTCGGCCGCCGACCCGCCACACTCGACGCTCGCCTTGGGCCGGGCCCGCTCGGCTGGCGTCGGGGTGGTCCGGGTGCAGCATCCGCAGCGAGGAACTGCCCACCGGCGGCGTGTGGGCCGCCGTTGACAAACCCTCCGCCTCACCAATCCCCTGCCGCTCACGCAGCGCACAGGCGGCCCACCGATCCGATCTTGGACACTTACCGTTCGCCTCGAACAGCAACTGTCCAAGATCCCCCACCGTCCCCGGCGATCATGAGGTTAGCCGCGACAAAGCGGGCGAACCGCACCGCTAACCTCATGATCAACAGCGATGGGGCAACGGCGACGGGCGACGACGCAGGCGGTGCGTGAAGCGGAAAGGCCCGCGCCCCGGAGGGGGCGCGGGCCTTTCCGCTGGATGGTTCGGGTCAGTGCTCGGCGGTGCGCCGGGTGCCGGAGTAGTACTCGAAGAGCAGGCCGCAGGCGGCGAAGACGACCGCCACCATGCCCAGGCCGATCAGCCAGAACTGCCAGAAGACCAGCCCGAGACCGGCGATCGCGGCGGCCAGGGCCAGGCCGAACGGCCAGTAGCTGCCCGGGCTGAAGAAGCCGATCTCGCCCGCGCCGTCGGCGATCTCGCCGTCCGGCCGGTCCTCGGGGCGCAGGTCGATGCGGCGCGAGACGAACCAGAAGAAGCCGCCGCACATGGAGCAGAGCAGGAAGGAGAGCAGCAGCGCCACGGTGCCGATCCACTCGACCCGGCCGCCGTCGCCGTACGTCCACGCGCCGTAGAGGATCGCCACGCCGAAGAGGAACGCCGCGATGGTGAGGAAGATCTTCCACTCGGTCTTCATGCCAAGCCCCTCAGCTTCCCGCGCCGGCCGTCGCGTCGGACGGGTTGAAGTTGGCGGTGTTGCGCCGCGTCTTGAACGGCACGGTCTCGGTGGCGTACGGGTTCTCGCCGATCGCCGAGAGCGCCTCCTGGGTCGACTTCCCGGCCTTCTTCGCGTCCAGGAACCGCTGGTACTTGTCGAAGGAGACGACCCGCAGCTCGAAGTTCATGAAGGCGTGGTAGCTGCCGCACAGCTCGGCGCAGCGACCGACGAACGAGCCCTCCTCGTCGATGCTGGAGACCTCGAAGGTGTTGCGGATGTTGCCCGGCATGACGTCGCGCTTGAACAGCAGCTCCGGCACCCAGAAGGAGTGGATGACGTCGCGGCTCTGCTCCTCGAACCGGATCGACTTGCCGCTCGGCAGGACCAGCACCGGGATGACCTCGCTGGTGCCCAGCACCGAGGCGACGGTGTTGGCGTCGCGGCCCTGGCCGTCGCGGTAGTTGAACTGCCAGTTCCACTTGAAGGCGACGACCTCGACGGTGACGTCGGGGTTCTTCGACTCCTTCACCACGTCGGTCTGCACCACCGCGGTGTAGTAGAAGAGCACGGAGACCACGAGGATCGGCGCGATGGTGTAGAGGAACTCCATCGGCAGGTTGTAGCGGGTCTGCACCGGCAGCGAGTTGCCGCGCTTCCGGTAGCGGATCACGCACCAGAAGATCAGGCCCCACACGAACACGCCGACCGCGAGGGCGGCGATGCAGGACGCGATCCACAGGTCGTACATCCGGTGCGACTCGGGCGTGATGCCGCCCTGCGGCCACCCGAAGCCGCCGAACGTCTTGCCGACGTCGCAGCCCGTGAGCAGAACCAGCAGCGCGGCCCCACCGAGACCGAGCCCGGCGAGTCGACCAGCACCACGCCGCCGGCCTCCGCCGGCCCCCGAGGAAGCGCTGTGCCGTACGGCCGACGGCCGTACCTCCGAACTCCTTGCGACCACCTGGTCCTGCCTCCCTAGCGCGCCGCGGTGATTGTTTCGCTCGACACCGACGGCAAAGGCGTCACCGACGGTCGCAGATTACTCGACCATGGCGGGCCTGACCGTCTTGGGGTCACTGTCCGCCCCCATCGGGGAGATCTTGGGCGTACCGGCGCGATAGCGTCGACCTTCGTGAGCGCAAACCCGGTCTACCTGGACGCGGCCACCGCCGCCCCGCTGCACCCGGTCGCGCGGCAGGCGTTGCTGGCCGCGCTGGACGACGGTTGGGCCGACCCGGCCCGGCTCTACGGCCAGGCCCGCCGGGCCCGCCAGCTCCTCGACGCCGCCCGCGAGGCCGCCGCGCAGACCCTCGGCGTCCGCGCCGACGAGCTCTCCTTCACCCCCAGCGGTACGGCGGCAGCGCACGCCGCCGTGCTCGGTGGCCTGTCCGGGCGCCGCCGGGCGGGGGCGGCCCTGGTGCACTCGGCGATCGAGCACTCGGCGGTGCTGCACGCCGCGGAGCGGCACGTGGCCGGCGGCGGTGACGCGGTGGGCGTACCCGTGGACCGGCTCGGCCGGGTGGACCTGGACGCCTGGGCGGCGGCGGTGGCCGCCCCCGGGGTGGCCCTGGCCGCCCTCATCGGGGCGAGTCACGAGGTGGGCACGGTGCAGCCGGTGCCCGCGGCGGCGGAGCTGTGCGCCGAGGCGGGGGTCCCGCTGTACGTCGACGCCGCGCAGCTCGCGGGGCGGGCGCCGCTGCCGGCCGGCTGGTCGGTGCTGAGCGCCAGCGCGCACAAGTGGGGCGGGCCGCCCGGCGTGGGGCTGCTGGTGGTGCGCAAGGGCACCCGCTGGGAGTCGCCGTTCCCGGCCGACGAGCGGGAGTCGGGGCGTACCCCGGGGGTGGTGAACCTGCCGGCGGTGGTGGCGGCGGCGGCGAGCCTGCGCGCGGCGGCGGCGGACGCGGCGGCCGAGGCGGCCCGGCTGGGGCCGCTGGTCGACCGGATCCGGGCCCGGGTGGCGGCCGAGGTGCCGGACGTGGAGGTGGTCGGCGACCCGGTGGACCGGCTCCCCCACCTGGTCACCTTCTCCTGCCTGTACGTGGACGGCGAGGCGCTGCTGCACGCCCTGGACCGGCGGGCCTTCGCGGTCTCCTCCGGCTCGTCGTGCACCTCCTCGACGCTGCGGCCGTCGCACGTGCTGGAGGCCATGGGGGTGCTGTCGCACGGCAACGTGCGGGTGTCGCTGCACCGGGAGACCACCGAGGCGGACGTCGACCGGTTCCTGGCCGAGCTGCCCGGGATCGTCGCGGACCTACGGGCCGAGGCAGGGGTGACTGGCCTGTGAGCGCGAGGAGTGAGCCGCTCCTGCGAGCCCCGCGGTCGCGAACGGAGAGAAGCCGGTGAGCGAGCCGGACGAGGTGCTCGACTGCCGGGGGCAGCGCTGTCCGCTGCCTGTGATCAATCTCGCCCGGCGGCTGCCCGAGCTGCCGGTCGGCGCGGTGGTGCGGGTGCTCGCGGACGACCCCGCCGCGGCCGTGGACATCCCGGCCTGGTGCCGGATGCGCGGCCAGGAGTTCGTGGCCGCCCATCCGGACGGGCCCGGCTACGACGTGCGCCGCAGCCACTGACCGGGCGGGCTCAGCGGAGGTAGGCGAGGATCCCCGGCATCGGGTCGGTGTCGAGGGCCGTGTCCACCACGAGGCGGGGGCCGATGAGCGGCTCGTACTCGGCGCGGCGCAGCAGCGTCTGCTCCCAGGTGGGGTGGTGCTGGTCGGGCTGCCGGGCCTCGACCCGCCGGCGGTGCTCCGCCTCGTCGCCGCAGTGCACCTCGACGACCCGCAGCGGCACGCCGGCCCGTTCGGCCAGGTCGTGCCAGAGGCCCCGGGCGCTGGCCACCGGGTTCACGGCGTCGACCACCACGCTGAGCCCGAGCCCGAGCTGCACCTCGGCCAGCCCGGCGACCGCGCCGTAGGCGGCCATCCCGGGCACGTCGCCGACCAGGCCGTAGCGGCCGAGGGCCTGCTCCACGGGGTCGACCGGCAGGACGGGGGCGCGCAGCGCGGCGCCGACCCGGAGGGCGAGGGTGGTCTTGCCCACGCCGGGCAGCCCCGCGAAGGCCACCAGCATGGGCTCGCCGGCGCCGGAGCGGGCGTGCGGGTCCACCGCCGGCCGCGGGGCGGTCACAGCAGGTGCGGCCGGACGTCCTCGGCGGCCGCGTCGCCGTACGACTCGGCGAGCCGCTTGACGAACAGGTCCCGGCGGACCTCGTACTCCTGGCCGCCGAAGTTCTCCAGCACCAGCGTGGCGAGCAGGCAACCGACCTGGGCGGCCCGCTCCAGGCTGACGCCCCAGTTGAGGGCGGCGAAGAAGCCGGCCCGGAAGCCGTCGCCGACGCCGGTCGGGTCGACCGCCTGGATCTCCCGGGCGATCGGCACGTGGATGGTGCCGACGTCCCGCCCGGCGATCTCCACACCCTGCTTGCCGAGCGTGGTGACCCGGATCTTCACCCGGTCCAGCAGCTGGGCGTCGGTCAGCCCGGCCTTGCTCTGCAGCAGCGACTTCTCGTACTCGTTGGTCATGAGGTAGTCGGCGCCGTCGACGAGGCCGAGCACGTCCGCGCCGTCCATCCGGGCGAGCTGCTGCGACGGGTCGGCCACGAAGGCGTAGCCGCGCTCCCGGCACTCGGCGGAGTGGCGGATCATCGCGGCCGGGTCGTTCGCGCTGACCAGCACCAGGTCGAGACCGCCGAGCCGCTGGGCCACCGGGGCCAGCTCGATGTTGCGGGCCTCGCTCATGGCGCCCGCGTAGAACGAGGCGATCTGGCACATGTCCGTGTCGGTGGTGCAGACGAAGCGGGCCGTGTGGGCGATCTCGCTCACGTGCACCGAGTCGCAGTCGACGCCGTGCCGCTCCAGCCAGGACCGGTAGTCGGCGAAGTCCGCGCCGACCGCGCCGAGCAGCACCGGGCGCAGGCCGAGCTGGGCCATGCCGAAGGCGATGTTCGCGGCGGTGCCGCCGCGCCGGAGCACCAGCTCGTCGACGAGGAAGGACAGCGAGACCTTGTCCAGCTGGTCGGCGATGAGCTGGTCGGCGAACCGGCCGGGGAAGCTCATCAGGTGGTCGGTCGCGATCGAGCCGGTCACGGCGATCTTCATGTCAACCCTCGCGGTCGGGAGCACGGCGCGGGTCAGCCTACCGGTCGCCCCGGCCGGCCGGTCGGGGGTCGGTGGACAACCGGTCGTCCCCCGCACATCCGGACGTCACCGCCCGGACCCGCCTCCGGCACGAAAAAAACGGCGGGACCAGCCCGTGAGGGATGGTCCCGCCGTCACGGCAGGCGTCGTCGGCCCCGGCGGGCCGGCGTCGGCTCAGCTGAACGAGTCGCCGCAGGCGCAGGAGTTGCCGGCGTTCGGGTTGTCGATGGTGAAGCCCTGGGCGTCGATCCGGTCGGCGAAGTCGATGGTGGCGCCGGCCAGGTAGGGGGCGCTCATCCGGTCGACGACGACCTCGACACCGCCGAAGTCGGAGACGATGTCGCCGTCGAGCGACCGCTCGTCGAAGAACAGCTGGTACCGCAGGCCGGAGCAGCCGCCCGGCTGCACGGCGACCCGGAGCCGCAGGTCGTCACGGCCCTCCTGCTCGATCAGGGCCTTGACCTTCTGCGCCGCGACGTCGGTGAGGACGACGGTGCTGGGGGCCTTGGCCTCGGTCGACTCGGTCTGCGCTGGCGTGGTCACGTGGAAGTCTCCCTGCGCGGTATAAGGTCCGGACGCACTGGCCAACGCCGCGCGTCCGCCAATGATTCCCGGTGTGGTCCAGTTCCGATCGTACGCCGCCCGGCCGGGTGGCACCTCCGGTGGCACGAGCCGCGGCGGGTGAGCCGCCCCGCAGGCCAGGGCGGGCTCAGCGGCTCCACTGGCGGGCCAGGCGGGAGCCGAGCGCGCGCAGCCCCTCGGCCGGGCGGGCCATCGCCGCCTCCACTCCCCCGCGCTCCTCGCCGCCGAAGTGCTCGACCAGGCTGTGCGCCTCGGTCACGCCGGCCGCGGCGGCCTCCCGCCGCCCGGTGCTCACCCGCCCGGCCAGCACCACGCAGGGCACCCCCCGGTCCCGGGCCGCCCCGGCCACGCCGGCGACCACCTTGCCGCGCAGCGACTGGTGGTCGAAGGAACCCTCACCGGTGATCACCAGGTCGGCGGCGTCCAGCGCGGCGTCCAGGCCGATCGCCCGGGTGACCAGGCCGATGCCGGACTCGCACCGGCCGCCGAGCGCGAGGATCGCGGCGCCGAGGCCGCCGGCCGCGCCGCCGCCGGGCAGCGCGCCGAGCCCGGCCGGACAGCCCGGCAGAGCCCTCTCCAGCAGCCCCGCCCAGCGTTCCAGCGCGGCGTCGAGCAGCAGCACGTCCGCGCGGGTGGCGCCCTTCTGGGGGCCGTACACGTTGCTGGCGCCGTGCAGCCCGAGCAGCGGGTTGTCGACGTCGGTGGCGGCGACCAGCGGCACGCCGCGGAGCCGGGGCGCGCCGTCCAGCGCGTCCACCGCGGCGAGGGCCGCCCCGCCGTACGGCAGGGCCCGGCCGGCCTCGTCCAGCGCGGTCACCCCGAGCGGGGTGAGCAGGCCGGCGCCGCCGTCGTTGGTGGCCGAGCCGCCCAGGCCGACCACCACGGTCCGGGCGCCGGCCTCGACCGCGGCCGCGACCAGCAGGCCGAGCCCGTAGGAGGTGGTCGCCTTCGGGTCCCGCTCCGCGGGGGTGAGCAGGTGCAGCCCGCACGCCTGGGCGCTCTCGAGGTAGGCCACGCCGTCGTCGGTGAGCAGGATCTCACCGGCCGCCGGCCGGCCGAGGGGGTCGACGGTCGGCACCGGCAGCAGCCGGCCGCCGAGCGCCTCGGCGAGCACGGCCACGAAGCCGGGGCCACCGTCGGCCAGCGGCCGGAGCAGCAGCTCGTCGGCGGGGGCGACCTCCCGCCAGCCCTCGGCCACCGCGGCGGCCACCTCCTGGGCCGGCAGCGTGCCGGCGAACTTGTCCGGGCAGAGCAGCACGCGCATGCCGAGCAGTGTGGCAGGCCACATCCGTGGCGGCCGCGCGGCCGCCCGGCTGTGGGACCATGGGGGACGTGACTTCGACCTGGGTTGAGCCCTCCAACACCGCCACTGCGCTGCTGCTTCTCGGCCGCGGCAGCGACCCCGCCACCGAGCGTGGCGTGGAGTGTCCGGGTGACCTCCCCGCGCCGAGCGACCCGGACCTGGTGGCCCGGGCGGCCGCGGCGAAGGCCGCGCTCGGCACGAAGGTCTTCGTGCTGGGCCACCACTACCAGCGCGACGAGGTGATCCAGTTCGCCGACGTGACGGGCGACTCGTTCAAGCTGGCCCGGGAGGCGGCGGCGCGCCCCGACGCGGAGTACATCGTCTTCTGCGGCGTGCACTTCATGGCCGAGAGCGCCGACATCCTCACCTCGGACCGCCAGAAGGTGATCCTGCCCGACCTCGCCGCCGGCTGCTCGATGGCCGACATGGCGGTCCTGTCGCAGGTCGAGACCGCCTGGGACGTGCTCACCGAGCTGGGCGTCGCCGCCGACACGGTCCCGGTGACCTACATGAACTCCTCGGCGGACATCAAGGGCTTCGTCGGCCGGCACGGCGGCGTGGTCTGCACCTCGTCCAACGCGAAGCGGGCCCTGGACTGGGCGTTCGAGCAGGGGCAGAAGGTGCTCTTCCTCCCCGACCAGCACCTGGGCCGTAACACCGCC is from Micromonospora terminaliae and encodes:
- the erpA gene encoding iron-sulfur cluster insertion protein ErpA, whose translation is MTTPAQTESTEAKAPSTVVLTDVAAQKVKALIEQEGRDDLRLRVAVQPGGCSGLRYQLFFDERSLDGDIVSDFGGVEVVVDRMSAPYLAGATIDFADRIDAQGFTIDNPNAGNSCACGDSFS
- a CDS encoding glycerate kinase, giving the protein MWPATLLGMRVLLCPDKFAGTLPAQEVAAAVAEGWREVAPADELLLRPLADGGPGFVAVLAEALGGRLLPVPTVDPLGRPAAGEILLTDDGVAYLESAQACGLHLLTPAERDPKATTSYGLGLLVAAAVEAGARTVVVGLGGSATNDGGAGLLTPLGVTALDEAGRALPYGGAALAAVDALDGAPRLRGVPLVAATDVDNPLLGLHGASNVYGPQKGATRADVLLLDAALERWAGLLERALPGCPAGLGALPGGGAAGGLGAAILALGGRCESGIGLVTRAIGLDAALDAADLVITGEGSFDHQSLRGKVVAGVAGAARDRGVPCVVLAGRVSTGRREAAAAGVTEAHSLVEHFGGEERGGVEAAMARPAEGLRALGSRLARQWSR
- the nadA gene encoding quinolinate synthase NadA translates to MTSTWVEPSNTATALLLLGRGSDPATERGVECPGDLPAPSDPDLVARAAAAKAALGTKVFVLGHHYQRDEVIQFADVTGDSFKLAREAAARPDAEYIVFCGVHFMAESADILTSDRQKVILPDLAAGCSMADMAVLSQVETAWDVLTELGVAADTVPVTYMNSSADIKGFVGRHGGVVCTSSNAKRALDWAFEQGQKVLFLPDQHLGRNTAVLEMGFSLDDCVLYDPHKPNGGLTPEQLRDAKMILWRGHCSVHGRFTLDSVNDVRERVPGVNVLVHPECRHEVVTAADQVGSTEYIIKTIEAAPAGSAWAVGTELNLVRRLALAHPDKQIMFLDRAVCYCSTMNRIDLPHLVWALEELVAGRVVNQITVDPDTARHARAALDQMLALPGA
- a CDS encoding AAA family ATPase encodes the protein MTAPRPAVDPHARSGAGEPMLVAFAGLPGVGKTTLALRVGAALRAPVLPVDPVEQALGRYGLVGDVPGMAAYGAVAGLAEVQLGLGLSVVVDAVNPVASARGLWHDLAERAGVPLRVVEVHCGDEAEHRRRVEARQPDQHHPTWEQTLLRRAEYEPLIGPRLVVDTALDTDPMPGILAYLR
- a CDS encoding carbohydrate kinase family protein, which encodes MKIAVTGSIATDHLMSFPGRFADQLIADQLDKVSLSFLVDELVLRRGGTAANIAFGMAQLGLRPVLLGAVGADFADYRSWLERHGVDCDSVHVSEIAHTARFVCTTDTDMCQIASFYAGAMSEARNIELAPVAQRLGGLDLVLVSANDPAAMIRHSAECRERGYAFVADPSQQLARMDGADVLGLVDGADYLMTNEYEKSLLQSKAGLTDAQLLDRVKIRVTTLGKQGVEIAGRDVGTIHVPIAREIQAVDPTGVGDGFRAGFFAALNWGVSLERAAQVGCLLATLVLENFGGQEYEVRRDLFVKRLAESYGDAAAEDVRPHLL
- a CDS encoding cysteine desulfurase family protein, encoding MSANPVYLDAATAAPLHPVARQALLAALDDGWADPARLYGQARRARQLLDAAREAAAQTLGVRADELSFTPSGTAAAHAAVLGGLSGRRRAGAALVHSAIEHSAVLHAAERHVAGGGDAVGVPVDRLGRVDLDAWAAAVAAPGVALAALIGASHEVGTVQPVPAAAELCAEAGVPLYVDAAQLAGRAPLPAGWSVLSASAHKWGGPPGVGLLVVRKGTRWESPFPADERESGRTPGVVNLPAVVAAAASLRAAAADAAAEAARLGPLVDRIRARVAAEVPDVEVVGDPVDRLPHLVTFSCLYVDGEALLHALDRRAFAVSSGSSCTSSTLRPSHVLEAMGVLSHGNVRVSLHRETTEADVDRFLAELPGIVADLRAEAGVTGL
- a CDS encoding sulfurtransferase TusA family protein yields the protein MSEPDEVLDCRGQRCPLPVINLARRLPELPVGAVVRVLADDPAAAVDIPAWCRMRGQEFVAAHPDGPGYDVRRSH
- a CDS encoding cytochrome c oxidase subunit 4 codes for the protein MKTEWKIFLTIAAFLFGVAILYGAWTYGDGGRVEWIGTVALLLSFLLCSMCGGFFWFVSRRIDLRPEDRPDGEIADGAGEIGFFSPGSYWPFGLALAAAIAGLGLVFWQFWLIGLGMVAVVFAACGLLFEYYSGTRRTAEH
- the coxB gene encoding cytochrome c oxidase subunit II, with amino-acid sequence MVARSSEVRPSAVRHSASSGAGGGRRRGAGRLAGLGLGGAALLVLLTGCDVGKTFGGFGWPQGGITPESHRMYDLWIASCIAALAVGVFVWGLIFWCVIRYRKRGNSLPVQTRYNLPMEFLYTIAPILVVSVLFYYTAVVQTDVVKESKNPDVTVEVVAFKWNWQFNYRDGQGRDANTVASVLGTSEVIPVLVLPSGKSIRFEEQSRDVIHSFWVPELLFKRDVMPGNIRNTFEVSSIDEEGSFVGRCAELCGSYHAFMNFELRVVSFDKYQRFLDAKKAGKSTQEALSAIGENPYATETVPFKTRRNTANFNPSDATAGAGS